The genomic window TAGAATATTTTGAAAcataaaagtttgaatttgaatttttcaaaaataaaggccttcatggagctcggcctccaaaacgccATTCTCCCAGAAAACCTGACATCTTGTGACATCTCTTTATCCTGATGAAAACAGATTGAATTGTCTCCCTGTTATTTATGAAATAGACATTGTTTTTCCTTGCCAGGTGGATATAAAAGGGAACAGCAAGAGGATTTTCATTTTTTTAGCTACAGGTAAAATAGTTTATGTTCAAAGTTTTTCATTTCAGCTTAAATAATCCTTACAGATGTTTAATTGTATAACTATTGAGCAACATGAGTCTAATTAACTTTTTATTCCCCCTTATAAACAGATTAGCGTGCCAGGCagttagagcaactccaaagggccgacccatttcgtctgctgccgtccgtttgggtcggcgcggacaaaagtggcggtccaaagcgccgacccaaacccaaatcacgtccgtgccgacgcatttgcggcccaaatttgcacCCCAAATGCGTCGGCACGGACGCCACGCGCGCCTTCTCGCTGTCCGCTGCGTCCCCACCTGGCGGCTGTCCAACTACCTGCTGCCCatgcggtcagcttaatttatgaccatgggcccacgcgtcagcgacgacgctcgtccttttttaagccgaccgtgcggcggggccgtcctcatccaaactcgccgtCCAAATCTAGCAAGCTTTGCTCCCCCGTCACCGGCAAGCCCTAGCCACCAGAACCACAGCGAGATGGGGCTCTTCTCCGGCGCCGGcagcagcaaggccaagggcaagacCCCCGCCACCCCTTTCCCCTTAGAGTTCCTCCCGCCTCCGTCGGCGCCTCGTCGGCAGAGGCAGCgcgtgaacgtgccagtgcaccaggcggagtggcactggcggCACCGCCAGCCTCTGCCGTACCCGGACGTGACCCTGTCGCACGACTGACATCTGGATCCagataggatcccagtgccggcggcgccgcggacggctagggctcacgcggaggaggtgcggcgtcggtgggcgctgctgacgccggagcagcgccgcgagCCCGCCTACTGGGCGAGGTGGTTCGCCTttgagcacgaggaggcgaggcgacgggacgtgcgcgaggtcgaccggagcgagccgccgatgCCGCTCatcgtccgcgaggaggaccaggcggccgaggacgcctaccaggcggcccttgcggccgtctaccgggagagcgaggaggacgagcagcgcagggcggaggtggcggaggaagaggaggctcgctacgaggcggcaatggcgcatgcacttgccctctccgcggcgggcgactGCGTGGTGCtgccggtggccccgccgtcccctccCCGATGCCTCATCAAGCCGGAGAAGCAGCCGGAACCCGAGCCGAAGCCGtcccccatcgagcgctactcctggacgggagtagtgcgcgagtgggtaCGCGCGCCGCCGGTCTGGATGGGGGCGACGCCGGtgcaggaggcggcgtacctcgaGCACTGGCGCCAGATTCGGGTGGCCAAGAAGCGCTGCGACGTcgagtacctcgagatgctcgagcgcgacctcgaggaggagcagcgtgaggccgaggaggaggcgcaccaggCCGCGGCCGCACAGGCCCCCGCGCCGGCACAGCCTGCGCCCGACATGGCTGCGCTCTGGAACACATCGTTCTCCTAGGCCgggccggcgccgacgccgacgctcatcgacctcacggaccccgaggccgccgccgccgccgcctagggcAGCGTGCTGCCTCGTAGTTTAGGTTTTTTTAAATgcaaatgtggacgcgtggactctcgccggccttcgtggccggctttatgtttaattaatgttgtttTTCTTTTTAAATATGCATGCGTTATTTTTTTAGCGCCATCAAAATGGGTCGGCTAGCGTTGGGCGCACGCGCCGACCCAAAAGCGAAAGCGGACATCCGTGTccgaccgacccaaacggacaaaagcgCCGTtcatttgggtcggcccgttggagttgctcttataagAATAAGAATATGGAAAACGATCTAAAACATCCGGCTGATTTCtccagaattcagccgtgtcgcccGGGCGCCACGCGTCCTCGTGGGCCAAGTCATGCACCCGCGCAGTCCCTTATCTCTAGCGTGAACGGAGCGAGATCCCCTTTCTCTCTATCCTCTCCTACCTTGGTCTTGACGCACCGCCCGTCCCCCACTTCgccattagggcatctccagccgcgcccccaggaaggcctccccaggcgtttttcgcgccggcgccgaaaaaaggtccagtcgcgcccccaggagcccgattttcgccggcttgggccgaaaacagcgccggcagacccagcccgaacccggcgcgctggggggcgcccgggggcgccgggcgaactgttttggcgcgaaaaagccgcgggcccgccacgtcagcgacacggctctcttctcggcccttcgtcgtcctcatcgcctcgtttcccgcggcgaatcaatgccaaagctgccgcgcgctgccgcgccagtcagcctgcgccattgatgcctcacgggcggcgcagtgaagaccggacgacgcgcgtccctcgccctccctcgcccgccacgcgtacacacggtggCACGCGCGCGTGCGGTGCCTCGGCCTATATATGACGCGCCCCGGCGCACTCGGCGACTCACACTCTCccgccgtcgtcgttcctccctctcctctcctctctttcgccgtctccagttcacacccatggccgagcgcttcccaggcgacggcgcggcggcgaacggcttcggccgccgccatcttcatgaagacgaggcttgcctcctttacgaggccgagtacccggtcccgccggacatgcgggtgctcggggcgtggaggatcagcgcgggcggcgtgccggtgcccccggtacccaccggcgcggcgcggcgtgcggagatcgcacgcatccgctcgaacctgccgcgtgcggcgagggaggggccacggtacgtccccgacagcccgctctgggacccttacttccgccgccgtcacgcccagcagctcgaggccaccaacggcgtcgtgccctccggcaggctcaacgccgctggccggcgtcggtggtggggcgtgcccgggcgcacgttggaggccgtcctcgagtacatcgagggcggcaacacgctgcgcctcgagtaccccgctcccccttccttctcacgccgccggggaagctcctggaccccgaggcgcatggagaccggggggtcctcctcctcgtccggcggctcgccctgcctccgccccctcaagccggagccccagggcacgccggtcagcgcgcgcacccgcagttCCGGCGTCCGCAGCGGCGCCAACGCCTCTCCacccaccggccgcttcgtcctcgtcgagcccaagccggagcccggcctccccgcagAGTACGAGGAGATatcccggcgcggcttctccgacgaggacgccatgcggtgggcgcgggacgactacctccgcgacgagatggtccggcagcgccgggccctggaggagatcgccgcccgcaagcgtgggcgcgaggacgagcacggcgtcgtggtcctcgacagcgacgacgacgacgacgacgccgcccccggaccgtccaacccgccgcgccaaccgggggagggatgcagcagggacggcggaggcgtaggcgggggcggcgacgacgacgacgacgacgatgacgacgacggcggtgactacacgcggttctacagcctcctcggcatgtagaaccgcgtgggcgggcggcgaggcgggcggcgagggagacggcgggggtagcccgcggtagtttttttctttttttgcaaaatatgtttaagtttgaacgaactcgccgatgtttgcgttaaatttgagtcgtttttgcgccgtatttgacttttttgactaaccgtgggcgccgcgactggggggcatcacgcccccagtgcgcggtttagcgccggtgcgcccccagggggcgattttttgcccctcccggggggccaacggctggagatgcccttaccctCGTCGGAGCAAGCCGCCCCACATCTTCGCCATTAGCCCTCGTCGGAGCAAGCTGCCTGCAGCACACCGCTACGGCCTGCAGGCTGTAGCACCTGCGTCGAACCTGCAGTTCCCGGCGCGGCCTTGCCGCTGCCGGTGTTGAGAAGTGTGGCGGTGCTGCCGGCGAGTGCCCGGTGTTGCAGAGCATACCGATGCAGCATCGTCGGCTTCGCGGGAGCGCCGATGTTGTGGAGAGGTCCGCGTCCGAGGGGATTCTCCCTGAAGCTGTTGGGAGCACCGCCGACGGTGACCGCGCCGAGTGGCCGATGGAGGCACTGAAACTCCGGTGATGTTGCGTTGAAGCTGTTGGGAGCGCCGCTGGTGTTGCAATGGAGCAACGCCGGGCCGCTGGAAGCATAGCCAGCGCTGCAATGCAACTTCGCGGGAGTTGCAATGGAGCTTCACCGGATGTCGTTGACACTGCGTTGGAGCTATGGTCGCGCCACGCCGTGCTGCAGTGGAGCGGCGCCCCGTTGCGTTGAAGCTGGTCTGCTGCCGTGGCGTTGCTGCATCGAACGGCCCCAGAGCGCTCATCTGACGGCTGGGCAGGCGGAAATCATCCGGCTGATTTGTAGCACCGGCCATAAGATATGACCTTTGCATTTTCCATGTCTTCCTCATGGGTTTGCTGTTAAGGATGAATTAGTGGAGGCGATCGGCGCCGCTGTTGTTGCGTAGGCCTAATAGAATTATTGAAAGGTGTAAAATACGATGCTCCCAAATAGATTGCACATCTCAGTTATTATAGTGAACATCTTTATGGTGGATCGATGAAACTTGAAAGAGCTTGTGGTGGTTCCAGCAGGTTGGTAGGAGAAATCGTGACAGGGGTGAACTGAGCAGAGGTAGGATTGAAGTAGGAAAAGACACACCATGACCTGCGAGTTAATGGTTTTTGGGGTATTGAACAATTTTATGTGTGATCTCCATTCATGGTTTAGTGTATCTAGCCATTGTCTTTGCGCGTAGGATAATATTGTTGGTAGATGTAGGCTTTTTCTTCGCACCAGCTAAATATCATGAGGCTACTGTAAGTTGGAATCCTATGGCTGCCACCCATGGCTCATTTCAAATAGTAATTTCAGAGTAAATTTTGCTATTGGAAGTGGGATTTCTATTACCGTTTCTACAACATGAATGTTCTGTATCTATTATGGCCATGGTGTTAATGTATGTTTGGAAGAAAATATTTTCCATCTTCCTAGCTTAATAAAACCAGAATCATGCATATAATAGTCAATTGTGCCACAACAGTTTAGTAGCCTCGTACAATTTCTAATTTCTAGCTACACATGTTTCATAAGTATCCACATTGCTATGCTATGCACAAAATTGAATACAATTTGATATGGTGCTATCCAGCATGTTCCTTGCAATAAGTTCTGCTAATAGACTGCAGCTAATATTGTTGTATATTTAACAAAACTGCCGAGATGATGAGATGATCTTTGACATGTTTGGAATTATAGCTCTTGCATGACTATTTAGCTCTTTACAAATTCTCTCTTCTTAATTCAGTTTCTctgttcttctttttttttttttttttagaaaaggaggatgacccccggcctctgcatctgggagatgcatacggccactttatttaTTATTCTCGATAAccatacaaagtattacaacaatgtgtcTGAATCCACCATCTAGGGACTCCCACCAAACGGACGCGGGCAGACAGGATGGGGTCGCGGGTTGGAGTTGGCCTAAGCCTTGCCACGGCGATATTGCAGATTGTTTCCAGCGAGCGAGGAGAGAGCAGGTGACAATATTGAGAGGATGCTTGGCATCAAGGACTCGACAAGCTTTTGTGGGAGTTGATTGAGGCGAGACACCTGGGTAGGTCTAGGGATTGAGGTGGTTTGTTTGATACTCCTTGGCTGTTCCtctttttcctttgcctttttatTTCAGGAAATGACTTTATTCATTAGAAAATGGCAATGACGTttacaagcatacatgaatcaaacTATTTTTCCTGGTGGGGCTGGGGTTTCTCCATGGCACGATAGTTAATTTGAGAGTTGGTCTGGCTGTCGCTGGTCTGGTGCATGCCTTCGTTGTTTGGTGGTCTGCCTCCTGCCTTTGGTGGTGTGGTTGAAGAATTGTCAGAGTTATGGTTCTCATCTTGCGTGCAGTATTTAGCTGAGTTTCTGTTGACACATTACATTACTTCAGTTATGATGGGCAATCTTGAGTTCCTGAAAATGGTGGCATGTGTTCTTGCTTTCTTTAGCCATCTCTATTGCTTTGACAGGTTGCTGAAATACGAGTGGATAAAAGTTGCATGTAGCGAAGAAGCATTATTCCATTGTAACCCTCAGATTTTAACTATGTTTGCCTCTAGGTTGTTCGAATGCCTGGGAGTGGTGGGTTGCCTTGTCTCCTCTGGTCAGCTTATTGTCTGCTGATTTGCTTACCAAAGTTTGTGCTTGCTCTTCGGAGCTATCTCTTAGACACTGCCTCTCATGTAGGTCCCTGATTCATTTTGTTTTGCAGATCCTGTTGTTGTTGCTGTCCGTTGCTTTGTCGTCTGCTGCACTGTTGGCTTGCTGGCTGCTCGTCTTGCTGTCAAGGTTCGTGTTCCGTGCCTCAGTTTTGAGCTCTGTCTGTTTTTTAAAGGTAGGAGAATCTCATAAAAAAACTACTATGCATCAAATCCTTCTAAATAACAAATCCACATGCATGCCGTGCGATTACATCATCCACTTGTTGTCGCACGCTTACCGTTGGTCCTAAGTTGATATCATCATCTGCGATCTGTCTAGCATGACCAGATAAAATTTGCTAGCCATCCAATTCCAATCTATGGTAAGAAAAATTTAGACCTAAGTTTATTTTAGAATGCCATTCCTTGGATTTGGTTTTCTGAACCACAGAGCCTGCAATTTTGCACTGGCAAATAACACCAGGGAAAGGCAGTTTGTGCTTTACGAAAATATTGTGCATTAGTGCCTCTTTAATCCAGAACCAATGGACGTAGTGATGAAATTAGAAGGTTCTTTGTTAGGTTCGAAACATCCGAGTGGAGCATCTCCAGTACTTCCGAATCTGTTAGTTTCTCAGCAAGAGTAGTTTCTATATAGGTGTTTATAGATGAACCAAGTATCTCAAAGTGCTTGTGCCATCCTCTGGGAGAGTGGGTTTCCTACCTGACCGTTCAAAGCCATATTGTAAATCAAATAGTTTGGCTGAAGGGCCGACAATACAAACGATAATAATTCTACCAAGAAAATATATCATTTCTTTTCAAATCTGTTTTGGCTGAACTTGGATATATTCATCTGCGGTATGGAGGAGCGTCATAAGTAAATGTCAGCTTATTGTCTTCTTCGGTTTCAGTTATGAATTAATTAATGAAAGAATGTGTGTTGTGACATGCCTGCAAGAAACCAGAAAGAAAGAGTTTCAGTTGGTTTCTCCGGTTTGTGCCTGTGTTATTATAGTCAGTAGGCTAAACTCTTTCGGCTCATAAATCATAATCTCTTCGCTGCAAGGTACAGAATTTGTAGTTAACTGAAATTGGATGACAGAAAGTTGTAGCTCCAGTTTTTGTTTGCAGTAGTTGATGTGCTGTGTTTGCTGCAGTGCATTCTTACTAGGGGTGCAGAGCAGCGTCCGATCCGCCCCGCTCCGTAGTCAAAATAGATCACTTTAGCTATAATTTCCCACCCAGATTTAGCTTAGTTTCAATTATTTCCCTACTTATGCGGGATATGTGGGATGCCCGCTTGCATCCCTAATTCTTACCATGCCATGTGTATGACTAAGAAAAGAAGAAATAATTGGGTTCTAATTGATTCAATGCACATTAATAAGAACTGCACGTGTATCTGAATTAGTTAGCTTTGTGGTTGACACGGTTGTGTGCCTTTTATCTGAATCGATTGGGAAAAACACTGAATATATACCTGAATGTGGTGATCTCACACATTCTGAATGAATCTAGCAACATTGCTTCTGAAATCATAAACTTTATTCTTCTATGAAAAGTGATAAAGTTAGAGCATAGTTTGCTCAAAGGTGTGTGCATGAGAAGTAGAACAATCTGAGCAAGGCACAATCTGAGAAGTAGAACAGAAAATTAGAAACAATGTGTGCATCATATGTATGTTTGCTCATGAGAGGATAAAAATATGCAGTACAGTTTTCTCAACAATGTGCGCATCAGACAATTCTAGCAAGGCAATATGAGGATGATGCACATTGAATCAGAGATTGCCGAAGCTACAACTTCACACGGAAATTTACAAACAAAAATTGCAGCCAAACacattgtttttttttttttgagtagAAAAACACATTGTTGGACGCAGCTCCTGGGATGACATAACCACCGGTGCCGCTCGACTTCCTCTCCGCGGCTGATGTCGTCGGCCGTGGCCGCCTCACCTTGCGAGTCCTCCCAGCGAATGGGTCCTTCGGCGCGGTGCGTCGCTGCGCCCCCGTCATTGGGTGCTCTGGCTGTAGCCGCCTCACCTAAAGACGCCTCCCACCGAGGGGAGCTCCGTCTCCATAGTTTGGGAGCTCCGGCTATGGCCGTGTCACCTCGGGGCCCCTCCCCATCGAGGGGAGCTTCATCTCTGCAGCCGGTGTCGTCGGCGCGAGCTGTTCGGAGCGCCGGCTGTTGCCGTCTCACTGCGAGAGCCCTCCCCGCAGATGGGAGTCGGCATGGTGCGTGGCTGAGTGACGCTGTTGGGAGCGCCGGCTGTGGCGCGTCGCCTTTGGAGACCTTCGGCGTGGTGCGCGTCTGCGTTGCTGCCATGGCCGCCTCACGTTGCACGGGAGGGGGTAAGCCAATCCCCAAATAAATTGGCAACATTATTAGGACGGAGTGGGTTATAAGCTAATTGGTGTTTAAGTTGCTGGTGGAGTAACATCTTTTAGCGGATGCCGTTCGTTGTAGGTCCAACATGGTAGGATGCAAGTTTCTCTCTTCGTCTTCTTGGTCTGATTGGCAGACCACCATGTATAGGATCGCCGGTCAAAGAACTTTGAGGGAGTTGTTCGGCGCATTGTGTAACAATAACGCACGACAATAAATAGTGAAGCTGTGTATCAGTTAAATCCAGTAAAGTCTATCTTATTATGCACTATCTTAACTACAATCTATCACATGTGCTGATGACTATTCGGACTTACTCATTTGTTGAATCCATCGGCTATGTTTACAAATGTTTTTTGTAATATGTTTCTATGTACTCCAGTGTATCGAATCCCTAATAAGGGAAAACCAGACCTTCGATCCTATGTAATCAAATGCTGTGTTGAATGCAATGTATCACCTACATAGAACATCGCATAATATGTTTATTCCAAAAGTAAACCAATTATCATAAGATACATTACAGAAGTCGGTGATACCAAAAGAAGGCCATTTCCAAGCTATTCAAAATGACGCTATATATTTTAAAAATTGGTCTCCTCATTTAAAGCATTACAAAGGATACAAAGTATTGCTACATTGGAAATCACTTTTTCCCAAATAACTCTGGGTCTGACCTGGGACCTTACAGTAGGTGTTGCCTTCAGCCCTTCTTTGACCTGGCTCTGCCATGTTTGCTGGTTTAATGACACCGAGTAGAAACTACTCATGGCAAACATATGTAACTGGGATATTTATTTGTTTGGGAACTGTGTGACCCGGATTAGTATAGTATAGGTTTGTAATTTTTCCTTGGGAATCTATATATTCAGTCAAGCTGGGATGGGCTG from Triticum aestivum cultivar Chinese Spring chromosome 3B, IWGSC CS RefSeq v2.1, whole genome shotgun sequence includes these protein-coding regions:
- the LOC123066063 gene encoding uncharacterized protein, giving the protein MPLIVREEDQAAEDAYQAALAAVYRESEEDEQRRAEVAEEEEARYEAAMAHALALSAAGDCVVLPVAPPSPPRCLIKPEKQPEPEPKPSPIERYSWTGVVREWVRAPPVWMGATPVQEAAYLEHWRQIRVAKKRCDVEYLEMLERDLEEEQREAEEEAHQAAAAQAPAPAQPAPDMAALWNTSFS